The following proteins come from a genomic window of Polaribacter dokdonensis:
- a CDS encoding mechanosensitive ion channel family protein: protein MDKYVESAVELLILYIPKVITALLILIIGLYLIKVIVKTTRKILHKRGIDVTLQKFLGNLIGWTLKILLFITVISQLGIATTSFAAVIAAAGLALGLALQGSLSNFAGGALLMIFKPIKIGDFIEAQGESGVVKEIEIFTTKLNTPDNKEVIIPNGKLSNGNIVNYSTEDNRRVDYTFGVGYDSDIKKTKEIIFEIINKHPLILKEPASAVNVADLADSSINFFTRVWVDKKDYWTVKFDLIEQTKEAFDAAGIDIPYPHRVNINKSED, encoded by the coding sequence ATGGATAAATATGTAGAATCTGCTGTAGAATTGTTAATTCTATACATCCCAAAAGTAATTACTGCTTTACTAATTTTAATTATTGGTTTATACCTCATAAAGGTTATTGTAAAAACAACTCGAAAAATTTTACACAAACGTGGTATTGATGTTACTTTACAAAAATTCTTAGGAAACCTAATTGGTTGGACCCTAAAAATTCTTTTATTTATTACAGTAATTTCTCAATTAGGTATTGCAACCACGTCTTTTGCTGCTGTTATAGCTGCTGCTGGTTTGGCACTTGGCTTAGCATTACAAGGTTCGTTAAGTAATTTTGCTGGAGGGGCATTATTAATGATTTTTAAACCAATAAAAATTGGTGATTTTATAGAGGCTCAAGGAGAAAGTGGAGTTGTAAAAGAAATTGAAATCTTTACTACAAAATTAAATACTCCAGACAATAAAGAAGTAATTATACCTAATGGTAAATTATCTAATGGAAACATTGTAAACTACAGTACAGAAGATAATAGAAGAGTAGATTATACTTTTGGCGTTGGCTATGATTCTGATATTAAAAAAACAAAAGAGATAATTTTCGAGATTATAAACAAACATCCTTTAATTTTAAAAGAACCAGCAAGTGCAGTTAATGTGGCTGATTTAGCTGATAGCTCTATAAACTTCTTTACACGAGTTTGGGTAGATAAAAAAGATTACTGGACTGTAAAGTTCGATTTAATTGAACAAACAAAAGAAGCTTTTGATGCTGCTGGTATAGACATACCTTATCCTCATAGAGTGAACATCAACAAAAGCGAGGACTAA
- the tsaB gene encoding tRNA (adenosine(37)-N6)-threonylcarbamoyltransferase complex dimerization subunit type 1 TsaB — translation MGIILNIETATKNCSVSIADKGNILAIKELNNGNYSHAEVLHPFIADILREAQLSSKDIDAVAVSKGPGSYTGLRIGVSAAKGLCFAFDKPLISIDTLTALAHATTSSEGYIIPMIDARRMEVYASVFNANYTQVREIKAEVVTESSYLDYLKNGNVIFLGDGAMKCKGIITHENAVFLSDYFPSSKEMARLSYEKYKKNDIEDVAYFEPFYLKDFVVIPEKKKKPTF, via the coding sequence TTGGGGATTATTTTAAATATCGAAACAGCTACCAAGAACTGTTCTGTAAGTATTGCAGATAAAGGGAATATTTTAGCCATTAAAGAATTAAATAATGGCAACTATTCTCATGCAGAAGTGCTGCACCCATTTATTGCAGATATTTTAAGGGAAGCCCAATTATCGTCTAAAGATATAGATGCTGTAGCAGTAAGTAAAGGTCCAGGTTCTTATACTGGCTTAAGAATTGGTGTTTCTGCTGCAAAAGGTTTGTGTTTTGCTTTTGATAAACCTTTAATTTCTATAGACACATTAACTGCACTTGCACATGCTACAACCTCATCAGAGGGTTATATTATACCTATGATAGATGCCAGAAGAATGGAAGTCTATGCTTCTGTTTTTAATGCTAATTATACCCAAGTTAGAGAAATTAAAGCTGAGGTTGTTACTGAATCTTCTTACTTAGATTATTTAAAGAATGGTAATGTAATTTTTTTAGGTGATGGAGCAATGAAGTGTAAAGGGATAATTACTCATGAAAATGCTGTATTTCTATCAGATTACTTTCCTTCATCAAAAGAGATGGCTCGTTTGTCATATGAGAAATACAAAAAAAACGACATCGAAGATGTCGCTTATTTTGAACCTTTTTATTTAAAAGATTTTGTTGTAATACCTGAAAAAAAGAAAAAACCGACGTTTTAG
- a CDS encoding TolC family protein, which translates to MRNQLIVLVALFTSIATFSQKQWTLRECVDEALAKNISIQQNKLNLASSEIDVEIAKGNFLPNLSGNTGGNLNFGTGFDPVSQDRVNTSFFGGSINLSSGITVFNGFRNTNVYKQAQLGVESSKLDLKKIENDISLFVVNGYLNVLFAKENLNAARVQYEISEKQIEAAESRFKSGVIPKGDLLNTQSTAASNLQTVISQENALDLALLNLAQLLQVPAEGFDVAPVDVGTPSENLFYSNSNNVYEKSLNNLPEIERAKLAIDNAALSIEISKADFLPSITASAGVSTNYGYNLNLPPGFSNTAFFDQLNDNLGYGLGFNVRIPIFNRFQTKNRVSQAEINKNIFETRLESEKLNLKQTIEQSFLDVKTALKSYEAAKISLEAQEESFKNAQERYNFGAMTQFDFDQVRNRLVNAQTTLISSKYDYVFKTKVLQFYAGELVLE; encoded by the coding sequence TTGAGAAATCAACTAATAGTACTTGTAGCTTTATTTACTTCTATTGCTACTTTTTCACAAAAACAATGGACTTTAAGAGAATGTGTAGATGAAGCTTTAGCTAAGAACATCTCTATTCAACAAAATAAATTAAATTTAGCTTCGTCAGAGATTGATGTAGAAATTGCAAAAGGAAACTTCTTACCGAATTTATCTGGTAATACTGGTGGTAATTTAAACTTTGGTACTGGTTTTGATCCTGTATCACAAGATAGGGTAAACACAAGTTTCTTTGGTGGGTCCATCAACTTAAGCTCAGGTATTACTGTTTTTAACGGTTTTAGAAATACCAATGTTTATAAGCAAGCACAATTGGGTGTAGAGTCTAGTAAATTAGATTTAAAGAAAATAGAAAACGATATTTCTTTATTTGTTGTTAATGGCTATTTGAATGTTTTGTTTGCAAAAGAGAATTTAAATGCAGCAAGAGTGCAGTATGAAATTAGCGAAAAACAAATAGAGGCTGCAGAAAGCAGATTTAAATCTGGTGTTATACCAAAAGGAGATTTATTAAATACACAATCTACAGCAGCTTCAAATTTACAAACTGTAATTAGCCAAGAAAATGCTTTAGATCTAGCTTTATTGAACCTAGCTCAACTTTTACAAGTGCCAGCTGAAGGTTTTGATGTTGCTCCTGTAGATGTAGGTACACCATCAGAAAATTTATTTTATAGTAACTCTAATAATGTTTACGAAAAGTCATTAAACAATTTGCCAGAAATTGAAAGAGCAAAATTAGCAATTGATAATGCAGCATTGAGTATCGAAATTTCTAAGGCAGATTTTTTACCTTCAATTACAGCTTCTGCAGGTGTTTCTACCAACTATGGATATAACTTAAACTTACCTCCAGGATTTTCAAATACCGCATTTTTTGATCAATTAAATGATAACCTTGGTTATGGTTTAGGTTTCAATGTGCGTATTCCAATTTTTAATCGTTTTCAAACTAAAAACAGAGTGTCTCAAGCAGAAATCAATAAAAATATTTTTGAGACAAGGTTAGAAAGCGAAAAACTAAACTTAAAACAAACTATAGAGCAATCATTTCTAGACGTTAAAACGGCTTTAAAGAGTTACGAGGCTGCTAAAATTTCTTTAGAAGCGCAAGAAGAGTCTTTTAAGAATGCTCAAGAGCGTTATAACTTTGGAGCTATGACTCAGTTCGATTTTGATCAAGTTAGAAATCGTTTGGTAAATGCGCAAACAACCTTAATTAGCTCTAAATACGATTATGTTTTTAAAACTAAAGTGTTGCAGTTTTATGCAGGTGAGTTAGTTTTAGAGTAA
- a CDS encoding DUF420 domain-containing protein: protein MSSLAQEKKYKKIITALTIIIPLAVAALFGINLRELGFDVEPLTFLPPIYATINGLTAVVLIAAVVAIKNGNKKLHEQLNTFAILLSLVFLVMYIAYHMTSDSTSFGGEGVIVYVYYFILITHIVLSVIVIPFVLLTYMKAKLGNFVEHKKIARKTFPIWLYVAVTGVIVYLMIAPYYA, encoded by the coding sequence ATGAGTAGTCTAGCACAAGAGAAGAAGTACAAAAAAATTATTACTGCATTAACTATTATTATTCCTTTAGCTGTTGCAGCATTATTTGGTATTAACTTAAGAGAATTAGGTTTCGATGTGGAGCCTTTAACTTTTTTACCACCAATTTATGCAACTATTAATGGTTTAACAGCGGTTGTTTTAATAGCTGCAGTTGTAGCTATAAAAAATGGTAACAAAAAGCTGCATGAACAATTAAACACGTTTGCTATACTGTTATCATTAGTGTTTTTGGTAATGTATATTGCTTATCATATGACTTCAGATTCAACCTCTTTTGGAGGAGAAGGTGTTATTGTATACGTATATTACTTCATTTTAATCACACATATTGTACTTTCTGTAATCGTTATTCCATTTGTCTTACTAACCTATATGAAAGCCAAATTGGGTAATTTTGTTGAGCATAAAAAAATAGCAAGAAAGACATTTCCTATTTGGTTATATGTTGCTGTAACTGGTGTTATAGTTTATTTAATGATAGCTCCTTACTATGCTTAA
- a CDS encoding SCO family protein — protein MKKKYSYVGIAFIILLFGIYAIPKIVNRFEDSDLMKFGKVPDFEFINQEGETITNANYKDKVYVVEFFFSTCPSICPIMNQKMLVLQNSFFGNPEFGIASISITPEIDTPAILKEYAKNNGITHKNWHLLTGKPEEVVYDLSTKGFKLYVGKGEEEHGGFEHSGLFALVDKDGYIRSRKDELGNPLMYYSALGDKDFPDQMKELKEDIKLLLNE, from the coding sequence ATGAAAAAGAAGTATTCATACGTAGGTATTGCTTTTATTATTTTATTGTTTGGTATTTATGCTATTCCTAAAATCGTAAATCGTTTTGAAGATTCTGATTTAATGAAATTTGGTAAAGTACCCGATTTTGAATTTATCAATCAAGAAGGAGAAACAATTACCAATGCAAATTATAAAGACAAGGTATATGTTGTAGAATTTTTCTTTTCTACTTGTCCAAGTATTTGTCCTATAATGAATCAGAAAATGTTGGTGTTGCAAAATTCTTTTTTTGGAAATCCAGAATTTGGTATTGCATCTATTTCAATCACACCAGAAATAGATACACCAGCAATTTTAAAAGAATATGCTAAAAACAATGGTATAACTCATAAAAATTGGCACTTACTTACAGGTAAACCAGAAGAAGTAGTGTATGATTTATCTACCAAAGGTTTTAAATTGTATGTTGGAAAAGGAGAAGAAGAACATGGAGGTTTTGAACACTCAGGCTTATTTGCTTTAGTAGACAAAGATGGTTACATAAGATCTAGAAAAGATGAACTAGGTAATCCATTAATGTACTATAGTGCTTTGGGTGATAAAGATTTTCCTGATCAAATGAAAGAATTAAAAGAAGACATAAAATTATTACTAAATGAGTAG
- a CDS encoding cytochrome C oxidase subunit IV family protein yields the protein MAHAHESNVKKIWMVFGLLSVVTIVEVALGIIKPDILHLTSFLGTSPLNWIFIILTLFKAYYIAWSFMHLEGEKTWFRRSIVWTAIFLICYLVTLLLIEGNYLYDTLAPLVRW from the coding sequence ATGGCACACGCACACGAATCTAACGTAAAGAAAATATGGATGGTATTTGGATTACTATCTGTAGTTACTATTGTTGAAGTAGCTTTAGGTATTATAAAACCAGATATTTTACACTTAACAAGTTTTTTAGGAACAAGCCCTTTAAACTGGATATTTATTATTCTAACCTTATTTAAAGCCTACTATATTGCATGGTCTTTTATGCACTTAGAAGGAGAAAAAACTTGGTTTAGAAGATCTATAGTTTGGACAGCAATTTTCCTAATCTGTTACTTAGTTACTTTATTACTAATAGAAGGTAATTATTTATACGATACTTTAGCGCCACTTGTACGTTGGTAA
- a CDS encoding cytochrome c oxidase subunit 3 — MEANIAIPSDGKNTWSGGGVRPFGASYGKMMMWFFIVSDALTFSGFLAAYGLTRFKFIDSWPIADEVFTHIPFIHGEFPMYYVAFMTFVLIFSSVTMVLAVDAGHKMQKNKVAWYMFATIIGGLIFVGSQAWEWNTFINGSYGAVKTTDGKVLQFVKDGHQIALSDFVVGERTDGRVTHTRKNGLWFESGKDVPQYSVAQVMASYEANPAIQIRSEQINLEEKQKVILSREKGLEELAKANRVVEGANLIENEYGNTIFADFFFFITGFHGFHVFSGIVINIIIFFNVILGTYEKRGHYEMVEKVGLYWHFVDLVWVFVFTFFYLV; from the coding sequence ATGGAAGCAAATATTGCTATACCTTCAGACGGAAAAAACACTTGGAGTGGTGGTGGAGTAAGACCATTTGGTGCAAGTTATGGTAAAATGATGATGTGGTTCTTCATTGTATCTGATGCACTAACATTCTCAGGATTTTTAGCAGCTTATGGTTTAACGCGTTTTAAATTTATCGATTCTTGGCCAATTGCAGATGAGGTATTTACGCATATCCCTTTTATACATGGAGAATTCCCTATGTATTATGTTGCATTCATGACGTTTGTATTAATATTTTCTTCGGTAACTATGGTATTGGCTGTAGATGCAGGTCATAAAATGCAAAAGAACAAAGTAGCTTGGTATATGTTTGCTACGATTATTGGAGGTTTAATTTTCGTAGGTTCTCAAGCTTGGGAATGGAATACGTTTATTAACGGTTCTTATGGAGCAGTTAAAACTACAGATGGTAAAGTTTTGCAGTTTGTAAAAGATGGACATCAAATTGCTCTTTCTGACTTTGTTGTTGGAGAAAGAACAGATGGTAGAGTAACACATACTAGAAAAAACGGTTTGTGGTTTGAAAGCGGAAAAGATGTTCCTCAATATTCAGTAGCTCAAGTTATGGCTTCGTACGAAGCAAACCCTGCAATTCAAATTAGAAGCGAGCAGATTAACTTAGAAGAAAAACAAAAAGTCATTTTATCTAGAGAAAAAGGATTAGAAGAGTTAGCCAAAGCAAATAGAGTTGTAGAAGGTGCTAACCTTATAGAAAACGAGTATGGTAATACTATATTTGCAGATTTCTTTTTCTTTATTACAGGTTTTCATGGTTTTCACGTATTCTCAGGAATCGTAATAAACATCATCATATTTTTTAATGTAATTCTTGGTACTTATGAAAAGAGAGGGCATTATGAAATGGTAGAAAAAGTAGGATTATATTGGCACTTTGTAGATTTAGTTTGGGTATTCGTATTTACATTCTTCTACTTAGTATAA
- a CDS encoding cytochrome c oxidase subunit 3, producing the protein MIEEQALEQEYKVAQQKSAKPMLWVAMISMVMFFAGLTSAYVISMKRDDWVDFDLPQAFFISTGLIVLSSITLFLSQNFLKKDKRQLSLILLVVTLALGLGFIWQQYVGFNQLKSVGLFFTGPESTVSTSFIIGITFMHILHIFAGVVVLFVVIYNHFKYKYKPNDLLGFELGAIFWHFVDLLWIYLFFFFYFIR; encoded by the coding sequence ATGATAGAAGAACAAGCATTAGAACAAGAGTATAAAGTAGCTCAGCAAAAATCAGCAAAACCTATGTTGTGGGTTGCCATGATTAGTATGGTTATGTTTTTTGCAGGGTTAACCAGTGCTTATGTAATAAGTATGAAACGTGATGATTGGGTAGATTTTGATTTACCACAAGCTTTTTTTATTAGTACAGGCTTAATTGTACTAAGTAGTATAACATTATTTTTGTCACAAAATTTTTTAAAGAAAGATAAAAGACAATTGTCTCTTATACTTTTAGTAGTTACCTTAGCCTTAGGCCTTGGGTTTATTTGGCAACAATATGTAGGTTTTAATCAATTAAAAAGTGTAGGTTTATTTTTTACTGGGCCAGAAAGCACAGTGTCTACTTCTTTTATAATTGGAATAACATTTATGCACATATTACACATATTTGCAGGGGTTGTGGTGCTATTTGTTGTAATTTATAATCATTTTAAATACAAATACAAGCCAAATGATTTGCTAGGGTTCGAATTAGGAGCTATTTTCTGGCATTTTGTAGATTTATTATGGATTTATCTATTTTTCTTTTTCTATTTTATTAGGTGA
- the cyoE gene encoding heme o synthase, producing the protein MNSTVILETKIAMDTLLSDLKQLTKVGLSLSVVFSSVAGYLLAVDVINYTTLLLLALGGFFMVGASNSFNQVIEKDTDALMLRTKNRPLPTGRMSVNFAMFIAVLFTILGLAILYSINPKTALFGAISIFLYTSVYTPLKSVTPLTVFVGAIPGAIPFMLGWVAATNQFGIEAGMLFMIQFFWQFPHFWAIGWLQFEEYKKAGFNMLPMNTKDKSAVKQIIFYTVIMILVSIAPVLKVSGDFYIYPLTAVIVALLGIIMLYYGVKLHKSEQNTDARKLMLASVLYITIVQIIYVVDKFLH; encoded by the coding sequence ATGAATTCAACTGTAATTTTAGAGACAAAAATAGCAATGGATACGCTTTTATCAGACTTAAAACAACTAACTAAAGTTGGGCTATCTTTAAGTGTAGTTTTTTCGTCTGTTGCAGGGTATTTATTAGCTGTAGATGTTATAAATTATACAACCTTATTACTATTAGCACTAGGAGGATTTTTTATGGTGGGAGCCTCTAATTCATTTAATCAGGTTATTGAGAAAGATACTGATGCATTAATGTTGCGTACTAAGAACAGACCATTACCAACAGGTAGAATGTCTGTAAATTTTGCTATGTTTATTGCTGTTTTATTTACCATTCTAGGTTTGGCAATATTGTATAGTATAAATCCAAAAACAGCTTTATTTGGAGCTATATCTATTTTTTTATATACCTCAGTTTATACACCCTTAAAATCAGTTACACCACTAACTGTTTTTGTAGGTGCAATTCCAGGTGCAATTCCATTTATGCTAGGCTGGGTAGCAGCAACTAATCAGTTTGGTATTGAAGCTGGAATGTTATTTATGATTCAATTTTTTTGGCAATTTCCTCATTTTTGGGCCATAGGTTGGTTACAGTTTGAAGAATATAAAAAGGCAGGTTTTAATATGTTGCCAATGAATACCAAAGATAAAAGTGCTGTAAAACAGATTATTTTTTACACAGTTATTATGATTTTGGTTTCTATAGCACCAGTTTTAAAAGTTTCTGGAGATTTTTACATTTATCCTCTTACAGCAGTTATAGTAGCATTATTAGGTATAATAATGTTGTATTATGGAGTAAAGTTGCATAAATCTGAACAGAATACAGATGCCAGAAAATTAATGCTAGCCAGTGTTTTGTACATTACCATTGTACAAATTATATATGTAGTTGATAAATTTTTACATTAA
- a CDS encoding enoyl-CoA hydratase/isomerase family protein, translating into MTTTRQNGSLYTNIQGDIATIEFGHPASNSFPSELLDRLAKEFDAISNNDAVAVIILKSEGEKAFCAGASFDELVAIRNLEEGQQFFSGFANVINAMRTCSKLIIGRVQGKTVGGGVGLAAACDYVLATEAASIKLSELTIGIGPFVIEPAVKRKIGLAALSELTLDATNWKNAYWAKEKGLYAKVYENMKELDLEIDFFAQKLASYNSQALAEMKKVLWENTDHWKELLIERAQVSGELVLSEATKKALAKFSKK; encoded by the coding sequence ATGACTACTACAAGACAAAATGGAAGTTTATACACCAATATTCAAGGAGATATTGCAACCATAGAATTTGGACATCCTGCAAGTAATTCATTTCCAAGTGAGTTGTTAGATCGTTTAGCAAAAGAGTTTGATGCCATTTCTAATAATGATGCAGTTGCTGTAATTATCTTAAAATCTGAAGGAGAAAAAGCATTTTGTGCAGGTGCTTCTTTTGATGAATTAGTAGCTATTCGTAATTTAGAAGAAGGCCAACAATTCTTTTCAGGTTTTGCAAATGTGATCAATGCAATGAGAACCTGTAGCAAATTAATTATTGGTAGAGTTCAAGGAAAAACTGTTGGAGGAGGAGTAGGTTTAGCTGCAGCTTGTGATTATGTTTTAGCTACAGAAGCAGCTTCCATAAAATTGTCTGAATTAACCATAGGTATTGGTCCTTTTGTTATAGAGCCAGCTGTAAAGCGTAAAATAGGTTTAGCAGCTTTAAGTGAATTGACTTTAGATGCCACCAATTGGAAAAATGCCTATTGGGCTAAAGAAAAAGGATTGTATGCTAAAGTTTACGAGAACATGAAAGAATTAGATCTGGAAATCGACTTTTTTGCACAAAAATTGGCATCTTATAATTCGCAAGCATTGGCTGAAATGAAAAAAGTACTTTGGGAAAATACCGACCATTGGAAAGAGTTACTGATAGAAAGAGCTCAGGTTTCTGGAGAACTAGTGTTATCTGAAGCTACTAAAAAAGCATTGGCCAAGTTTTCTAAGAAGTAA
- a CDS encoding leucine--tRNA ligase, producing the protein MQYNHQEIEKNWQKYWAENQTFRASNSSDLPKYYVLDMFPYPSGAGLHVGHPLGYIASDIYARYKRHKGFNVLHPQGYDSFGLPAEQYAIQTGQHPAKTTEENIKTYRRQLDQIGFSFDWSREVRTSNPEYYKWTQWIFIQLFNSWYNKDTDKAEDISTLISVFEKDGNATVNAVCDDEVISFTAEDWSGFTTTQKEEILLQYRLTFLSDTEVNWCPALGTVLANDEIVNGVSERGGHPVVRKKMTQWSMRISAYAQRLLDGLNTIDWPQPLKDSQTNWIGRSQGAMVSFKVDGFDAKIDVFTTRPDTIFGVSFMTLAPEHELVAQIVTDEQKDKVNAYIEATAKRSERDRMADVKTISGAFTGAYAIHPFSGEKVQIWIGDYVLASYGTGAVMAVPCGDQRDYDFAKHFDIPIPNIFEGVDISEAAHADKEGTVIANSDFLSGLKYKKALKLAIYEMEKRGFGYGKINYRLRDAVFSRQRYWGEPFPVYYKEGMPQMIDAKHLPIVLPKVEKYLPTEDGKPPLGNADVWAWNSETNKIVSNDLIDNETVFPLELNTMPGWAGSSYYFNRYMDPQNDTEIASKENLDYWQNIDLYIGGSEHATGHLLYARFWQKFLFDKGVLPVDEFAKKLINQGMILGTSAFVYKADAFVKSGCSLSSSFDDIKAKIPLLFVSKDLFANDDEFENVVIEYLLDNKIVNQQESELLTIIKSGIHSDVSFVNASDELDIEAFKNWRAEYKNAEFILNEGVYKVGREVEKMSKSKYNVVNPDDIVEEYGADALRLFEMFLGPLEQTKPWKTSGISGVSSFLKKLWKLYFNGDQFEVSEEKATKDDLKTLHKTIKKVEEDIENFSFNTSVSTFMIAVNELTALKCNKREILEPLLVLLSPYAPHITEELWSLLGDNESISTAPFPLFEPKHLVESAKNYPISFNGKMRFTLELPLDLSKEEIEKTVMAHEKTQAHLQGRTPKKVIVVPGKIVNIVG; encoded by the coding sequence ATGCAATACAATCATCAAGAAATAGAGAAAAATTGGCAAAAATATTGGGCAGAGAACCAAACATTCAGAGCCTCTAATAGCTCTGATTTACCTAAATATTATGTGTTAGATATGTTCCCTTATCCTTCAGGAGCAGGTTTGCATGTTGGGCATCCTTTAGGGTATATTGCTAGTGATATTTATGCACGTTACAAACGTCACAAAGGTTTTAATGTATTGCATCCACAAGGTTATGATTCTTTTGGATTACCTGCAGAACAATATGCTATTCAAACAGGGCAGCATCCTGCAAAAACTACAGAAGAAAACATAAAAACGTATAGGAGGCAATTAGACCAAATTGGGTTTTCATTTGATTGGAGCAGAGAAGTGCGTACTTCAAATCCTGAGTATTATAAATGGACTCAGTGGATTTTTATTCAATTATTTAATTCTTGGTATAATAAAGATACAGACAAAGCAGAAGACATTTCTACTTTAATTTCAGTTTTTGAAAAAGATGGAAATGCCACTGTAAATGCAGTTTGTGATGATGAGGTTATTTCTTTTACTGCTGAAGACTGGAGTGGATTTACAACAACTCAAAAAGAGGAAATTTTATTACAATATAGGTTAACATTTTTATCTGATACAGAAGTAAACTGGTGTCCTGCATTAGGTACAGTTTTAGCTAATGACGAAATTGTAAACGGAGTTTCAGAAAGAGGAGGTCATCCTGTTGTTCGTAAAAAAATGACACAATGGTCTATGCGAATTTCTGCATATGCACAACGTTTGTTAGATGGCTTAAATACCATTGATTGGCCTCAACCACTAAAAGACTCTCAAACCAATTGGATTGGACGTTCTCAAGGAGCAATGGTTTCTTTTAAAGTAGATGGTTTTGATGCGAAAATAGATGTATTTACTACAAGACCTGATACTATTTTTGGAGTAAGTTTTATGACATTAGCTCCAGAACATGAGTTGGTAGCACAAATTGTAACAGATGAACAAAAAGATAAAGTAAACGCTTATATAGAAGCTACTGCAAAACGTTCTGAACGTGATAGAATGGCTGATGTTAAAACCATTTCAGGTGCGTTTACAGGAGCATATGCAATTCACCCTTTTTCTGGTGAAAAAGTACAAATTTGGATAGGAGATTATGTGTTGGCATCTTATGGAACAGGTGCTGTTATGGCTGTTCCTTGTGGAGATCAACGTGATTATGATTTTGCAAAACATTTCGATATTCCTATTCCTAATATTTTTGAAGGTGTAGATATTTCTGAAGCAGCACATGCAGATAAAGAAGGCACTGTCATTGCTAACTCAGACTTTTTATCAGGATTAAAATATAAGAAAGCCTTAAAATTGGCCATTTATGAAATGGAAAAAAGAGGCTTTGGTTATGGAAAAATAAATTACAGATTACGTGATGCAGTTTTTAGCAGACAACGTTATTGGGGAGAGCCATTTCCTGTATATTATAAAGAAGGTATGCCTCAAATGATTGATGCTAAACACTTGCCAATTGTTTTGCCAAAAGTAGAAAAGTACTTGCCAACAGAAGATGGAAAGCCTCCTTTAGGAAATGCTGATGTTTGGGCTTGGAATTCTGAAACTAACAAAATTGTGAGCAATGATTTAATTGATAATGAAACTGTGTTTCCATTAGAATTGAATACAATGCCTGGTTGGGCAGGAAGTTCATATTACTTTAATAGGTATATGGATCCCCAAAATGATACTGAAATTGCTTCTAAAGAAAATTTAGACTATTGGCAAAATATTGATCTATACATAGGTGGTTCAGAACATGCAACAGGTCATTTATTATATGCACGTTTTTGGCAAAAATTCTTGTTTGATAAAGGCGTACTTCCTGTTGATGAGTTCGCAAAAAAGTTGATAAATCAAGGAATGATTTTAGGAACTTCTGCTTTTGTTTATAAGGCTGATGCTTTTGTAAAATCAGGTTGTTCCTTAAGTAGTTCTTTTGATGACATTAAAGCAAAAATTCCTTTATTATTTGTTTCTAAAGATTTGTTTGCAAATGATGATGAATTCGAAAATGTAGTTATTGAATATTTATTAGACAATAAAATTGTTAATCAGCAAGAATCAGAATTATTGACGATTATAAAAAGCGGAATTCATTCTGATGTGTCATTTGTAAATGCTTCTGATGAGTTAGATATTGAAGCTTTTAAAAATTGGAGAGCTGAATATAAAAATGCTGAATTCATTTTAAACGAAGGTGTATATAAAGTTGGACGTGAGGTAGAAAAGATGTCCAAATCTAAATACAATGTGGTTAATCCTGATGATATTGTTGAAGAATATGGAGCAGATGCTTTGCGTTTATTCGAAATGTTTCTAGGGCCTTTAGAGCAAACTAAGCCTTGGAAAACTTCTGGTATTTCTGGTGTTTCATCATTCCTAAAGAAATTATGGAAATTGTATTTTAATGGAGATCAATTTGAAGTTTCAGAAGAAAAAGCAACCAAAGACGATTTAAAGACTTTACACAAAACCATTAAAAAGGTAGAAGAAGATATAGAGAATTTCTCTTTTAATACATCAGTTTCTACTTTTATGATTGCTGTAAACGAGTTAACTGCTTTAAAATGTAATAAGCGTGAAATTTTAGAGCCCTTATTGGTGCTATTATCACCTTATGCACCACATATTACAGAAGAATTATGGAGTTTGTTAGGCGATAATGAATCGATTTCAACAGCGCCTTTTCCTCTTTTTGAACCAAAACATTTGGTAGAGAGTGCTAAGAATTACCCAATTTCTTTTAATGGTAAAATGCGTTTTACATTAGAACTTCCTTTAGATTTGTCTAAGGAAGAAATTGAGAAAACAGTAATGGCACACGAAAAAACACAAGCACACTTGCAAGGTAGAACACCTAAAAAAGTAATTGTTGTGCCAGGTAAAATTGTAAATATTGTGGGTTAA